A region of Chloracidobacterium sp. DNA encodes the following proteins:
- a CDS encoding CAP domain-containing protein — protein sequence MQKKLFIFVGMFAALAINSFAQTNNFQTTASTNLGRPRIVQPKSSGVESSVIVNTVSLERTAFDLLNQKRVANGLQPLSWNDQLASVARMHSQNMAKFKFFSHRGLDNKMVSDRADAEGLTKWRAIGENIAFNRGYQDPIGRAVELWLDSASHRRNLLDSNWKETAVGIAVTADGEYYLTQVFLTK from the coding sequence ATGCAGAAAAAACTATTCATTTTCGTGGGCATGTTTGCCGCTCTGGCGATCAATTCGTTTGCCCAAACCAATAATTTTCAAACTACAGCCTCGACCAATCTTGGCCGTCCGCGAATTGTTCAGCCCAAGTCTTCGGGTGTCGAATCGTCGGTGATCGTCAATACCGTTTCACTCGAACGGACTGCGTTTGACTTGCTCAATCAAAAACGAGTAGCAAATGGCCTGCAGCCGCTCTCGTGGAACGACCAACTTGCATCAGTCGCTCGTATGCATTCGCAGAACATGGCTAAATTCAAGTTTTTCAGCCATCGAGGGCTCGATAATAAAATGGTCAGCGACCGTGCCGATGCCGAAGGGCTAACAAAATGGCGTGCGATCGGCGAGAACATTGCATTTAATCGCGGTTATCAAGATCCGATAGGCCGGGCAGTAGAGCTTTGGCTCGATTCTGCATCGCATCGACGAAATCTCCTCGACAGCAACTGGAAAGAAACCGCAGTCGGCATTGCCGTTACGGCAGACGGTGAATATTACCTTACACAAGTTTTTCTTACAAAATAA
- the cadA gene encoding cadmium-translocating P-type ATPase has translation MQQPLVSLGRKRDEPPTPEPHVDPVCKMFVLPESAAATYDHNGEKYYFCMTGCREKFAADPQRFLSEPPAVAGGFTPDRFQPPATAGGSDVEYTCPMHPEIIQIGPGSCPICGMALEPKEISLDDGPDPEFLDMKRRFAITAILTLPIFVLAMGEMFSSFHSLVSPSNSLWIQFVLATPVVLWGGFPFFQRAVASIKNASPNMFTLIAIGTSAAYLLSLAAMFLPHIFPASMRDMHSGLVPGYFESAAVITTLVLLGQVLELSARSQTSSAIKELLRLAPETATVIREDGGDEVIDLKHVHVGQMLRVKANEKVPTDGEIVEGETSIDESMVTGESMPVEKSAGSKVIGGTINGNRSFTMQAEKVGSETLLAQIVKMVGEAQRSRAPIQRLADIVSSYFVPAVFIVAIIAFIIWLIVGSFASAIVAAVSVLIIACPCALGLATPMSIMVGTGHGAKNGVLIKKAEALETLEKVDTLVIDKTGTLTEGKPAITQIKISAPTLQLGEDAESENEIVQLAASVERHSEHPLASAVVAEAFVRNLELLDVMDFRSETGVGVSGYINGRKIFVGRPVFADSVRLPAGRANLEVTIDGRSAAIFKVADALKASASEAIKNLKQQGIQIIMMTGDDRSTAEAIGREVGIDQVFSEVMPQDKAAKIIELQSQGKIVAMAGDGVNDAPALAQADVGIAFASGTDVAIESADITLLKPDLDGILKARNLSRATMKNIRQNLFFAFIYNIVGVPIAAGVLFPFVGILLSPMIASAAMTFSSVSVILNALRLRKIKI, from the coding sequence ATGCAGCAACCGTTAGTTTCCCTTGGACGAAAACGCGACGAACCACCGACTCCCGAACCGCACGTTGATCCCGTTTGTAAAATGTTCGTCCTGCCCGAGAGTGCTGCGGCGACTTACGATCACAACGGCGAAAAATACTACTTCTGCATGACCGGCTGCCGAGAGAAATTTGCCGCCGATCCACAGAGATTTTTGTCAGAACCACCTGCGGTAGCCGGTGGTTTTACGCCGGACAGATTTCAACCACCCGCTACCGCAGGTGGTTCTGACGTGGAATACACCTGTCCGATGCATCCAGAGATCATCCAAATCGGTCCAGGAAGCTGTCCGATCTGCGGAATGGCTTTGGAACCAAAAGAAATTTCGCTCGATGACGGGCCTGACCCGGAATTTCTCGATATGAAGCGACGTTTCGCGATTACCGCGATCTTGACGCTGCCAATTTTTGTTTTGGCGATGGGTGAGATGTTTTCATCATTCCATTCGCTTGTCTCGCCAAGTAACTCGCTCTGGATACAATTCGTTCTTGCTACGCCCGTTGTTCTCTGGGGCGGATTCCCTTTTTTCCAAAGAGCTGTCGCATCTATCAAAAACGCCAGCCCGAATATGTTCACGCTAATCGCCATCGGAACGAGCGCTGCATATTTATTAAGTCTGGCGGCAATGTTTCTGCCGCATATATTTCCGGCGTCGATGCGTGATATGCATTCCGGACTTGTTCCCGGATATTTTGAATCAGCCGCAGTTATCACTACATTGGTTTTGCTCGGGCAGGTTTTGGAATTGAGCGCTCGTTCGCAAACATCTTCGGCAATAAAGGAACTGCTCCGCCTTGCTCCGGAAACGGCGACCGTAATTCGTGAAGACGGCGGCGACGAGGTCATCGATCTAAAACACGTTCACGTCGGCCAGATGCTTCGCGTCAAAGCCAATGAAAAAGTTCCAACCGATGGCGAGATCGTTGAGGGCGAAACGTCCATTGATGAATCAATGGTCACCGGCGAATCGATGCCGGTCGAAAAATCGGCCGGAAGCAAAGTCATCGGCGGCACGATCAACGGTAATCGTTCGTTTACGATGCAGGCAGAAAAAGTCGGCAGCGAAACTTTGCTTGCCCAGATAGTAAAAATGGTCGGCGAAGCCCAACGCAGCCGAGCGCCGATTCAGCGGCTCGCCGATATTGTCTCGTCATATTTTGTTCCGGCGGTTTTCATCGTAGCGATCATCGCATTTATCATTTGGCTCATCGTCGGCAGTTTCGCTTCGGCAATCGTCGCAGCAGTATCTGTTTTGATAATTGCCTGCCCATGCGCACTCGGCCTCGCAACGCCAATGTCCATAATGGTCGGCACCGGCCATGGCGCGAAAAACGGTGTCCTTATAAAAAAGGCCGAGGCACTAGAAACATTGGAAAAGGTCGATACGCTCGTCATCGACAAAACCGGCACGCTTACCGAAGGCAAGCCGGCGATCACCCAAATAAAGATCAGTGCTCCAACGCTCCAACTTGGCGAGGACGCCGAGTCAGAGAACGAGATCGTTCAACTTGCAGCGTCGGTAGAACGCCACAGTGAACATCCGCTCGCATCGGCGGTGGTCGCAGAGGCATTTGTCCGAAATCTGGAACTTCTGGATGTTATGGATTTCAGATCGGAAACGGGTGTCGGAGTCAGCGGCTATATAAATGGAAGAAAGATCTTCGTCGGCAGGCCTGTCTTTGCTGATAGCGTTCGGTTGCCGGCTGGGCGAGCCAATCTCGAAGTGACGATAGACGGACGTTCCGCCGCGATCTTTAAAGTCGCTGACGCACTCAAGGCATCGGCATCAGAAGCTATCAAGAACCTGAAACAACAAGGTATTCAAATCATAATGATGACGGGCGATGATCGCTCGACTGCGGAGGCAATCGGACGTGAGGTCGGTATCGATCAGGTTTTCTCAGAAGTGATGCCACAGGACAAAGCGGCAAAGATCATAGAGTTGCAATCGCAAGGCAAGATCGTTGCGATGGCAGGTGACGGCGTGAACGACGCTCCTGCATTGGCTCAAGCAGATGTTGGAATTGCTTTTGCCAGCGGCACTGACGTTGCCATCGAGTCCGCAGATATCACGCTGCTAAAACCCGATCTCGACGGCATCCTGAAAGCGAGAAACCTGAGCCGCGCGACGATGAAAAACATCCGGCAGAATTTGTTTTTTGCATTTATTTACAATATCGTCGGCGTTCCGATCGCGGCAGGAGTGTTATTTCCGTTTGTCGGCATTTTGCTTTCGCCAATGATCGCCAGCGCCGCGATGACATTCAGTTCTGTGTCAGTGATTCTTAATGCACTCAGACTCCGAAAGATAAAAATTTAA
- a CDS encoding isoaspartyl peptidase/L-asparaginase, protein MKPTLAIHGGAGTILKSQLTPALEAEYRNGLEDALKTGWEILKRGGSSLDAVEAAVCSLEDFPLFNAGRGSVFTHEGTQEMDASIMDGKALRAGAVAAVKNVKNPVHLARLVMEKTEHILLSGEGANQFAEQIGVAMEPDEYFFTEHRWLQLQEALAAGRIQLDHAVSEPPAVAGGVTGKPLGTVGAVACDKNGNLAAATSTGGMTNKKFGRVGDTPMIGAGTYADETCAVSCTGHGEYFMLGSTAFDVAARMKYKGLNLEDAAQETIDRLTQIKGEGGLIAVDTQGNVTMPFNSEGMYRGFVISSRNFSVEIYH, encoded by the coding sequence ATGAAACCAACACTTGCGATTCACGGCGGAGCAGGCACAATCCTTAAATCACAGTTGACACCTGCGCTCGAAGCGGAATATCGCAACGGTCTCGAAGATGCGTTGAAGACAGGCTGGGAAATTCTCAAGCGTGGCGGCAGTTCGCTCGATGCTGTTGAAGCGGCGGTTTGCTCGCTGGAAGATTTTCCGCTGTTCAATGCCGGACGCGGTTCGGTCTTTACGCACGAAGGCACTCAGGAAATGGACGCGTCGATAATGGACGGCAAGGCTTTAAGAGCCGGTGCTGTCGCTGCGGTAAAAAATGTTAAGAATCCTGTCCATCTCGCTCGCCTTGTAATGGAGAAGACCGAACACATTTTGCTCTCGGGCGAAGGTGCCAATCAATTCGCCGAGCAGATCGGCGTGGCGATGGAACCAGACGAATATTTCTTCACCGAACACCGCTGGCTGCAGCTACAAGAAGCCCTCGCCGCAGGACGTATTCAACTGGATCACGCCGTGTCAGAACCGCCTGCGGTAGCGGGTGGTGTAACAGGCAAACCACTTGGCACAGTCGGTGCAGTGGCGTGTGATAAGAATGGAAACCTGGCAGCCGCAACTTCAACTGGCGGCATGACCAACAAAAAATTTGGCCGCGTCGGCGATACTCCAATGATCGGGGCCGGAACCTATGCAGACGAAACGTGTGCCGTCTCATGCACCGGCCACGGCGAATACTTCATGCTCGGCTCTACCGCTTTCGATGTCGCCGCTCGGATGAAATATAAAGGTTTGAATCTTGAAGACGCCGCCCAAGAAACGATCGACCGCTTAACCCAAATCAAAGGCGAAGGCGGCCTGATCGCAGTCGATACTCAAGGCAACGTAACAATGCCGTTCAATTCAGAAGGCATGTATAGGGGATTTGTCATCTCATCTAGAAATTTCTCAGTTGAGATATATCACTAA
- a CDS encoding DUF4304 domain-containing protein, with the protein MNAKDKQKEFISNYLKAALKENGYRTSGNTWWRESRDFFFVINLQNSQWNSRNRLSFCLNIGPALTSTLSDPKKRKASYFDITVHHREDSFLSEARRKQPFHQGWLGYLITDSTELDRFTKEFSVDLENEILPNLHRLESLEDWMNFVKDVPFWHEHLTRMIKEFPSL; encoded by the coding sequence ATGAATGCGAAAGACAAGCAAAAGGAATTCATTTCTAATTACCTCAAAGCAGCCCTGAAAGAGAATGGATATCGAACGTCAGGAAATACGTGGTGGCGAGAAAGTAGAGATTTTTTCTTCGTGATAAATTTACAAAATTCCCAATGGAACTCTAGAAACAGGTTAAGCTTTTGCCTAAATATTGGACCCGCTTTAACATCAACACTTAGCGATCCCAAAAAGCGAAAGGCCTCATATTTTGATATCACAGTTCATCATCGTGAAGACTCATTCCTTTCCGAGGCTCGTCGAAAACAACCATTTCATCAAGGTTGGTTGGGTTATTTGATAACCGATTCAACCGAGTTAGATAGGTTCACCAAAGAGTTTTCCGTTGATCTGGAAAATGAAATTCTTCCAAATTTGCACCGCTTAGAGTCTTTGGAAGATTGGATGAATTTTGTTAAAGATGTGCCCTTTTGGCATGAGCACCTTACGCGGATGATCAAAGAATTTCCATCACTGTAA
- the cphA gene encoding cyanophycin synthetase produces MEILEIRTLRGPNYWSGYWKKLIIMRLDIGDYEKKPTAKIKGFYERMVDVLPSLTVHGCSYQEEGGFLRRVKESTWAGHVIEHFALEMQTLAGMETGYGRTRETSEKGIYNVVFSYVEEEVGRFAGRAAVQLWLDLAEGRDLNEIKAELAENIQKMREIREDVRFGPSTGSLVEEAVNRDIPYIRLNDQSLVQLGYGIHQKRIQATTTVNTNMISVDIAGNKHATKKLLGDMGVPVPKGYRIREIDELESAVESVGYPVVIKPLDGNHGKGATVGIKTIDDARIAFEKAKEYSRYIIVEKQLIGADFRALVVNNRLIAVAERVPAHIKGDGKSSIQKLIDKTNEDPRRGYGHEKVLTQIDIDNQTMRCISKAGHTLKSVLKKGEILHLKTTANISTGGTAIDCTDEVHPENVFLFERIAKIIGLDVAGVDIIAPNVSEPLSENGGGIIEVNAAPGFRMHLAPSEGIGRNVAEHVIDMLYPPGTPARIPIFAVTGTNGKTTTTRLIAHILKNAGRTVGFTTTDGTYIGNQQIVAGDNTGPVSAQLVLKDPTVDIAVLETARGGIIRSGLGFDHCDIGVVMNIAADHLGLKDVNTLEDLARVKSVVPRAVSPKGYTVLNAEDELVYKMRDLTEGQVVCFSLNENNKNIKWRAERGRISCVYENGYITILKGKWKVRIEKVTNVPITYGGRAEFMVQNVLAATLACFVHGVSLEDLRVGLTTFNSGTAQTPGRLNFVEIGDVTVLMDYAHNPAGLRGLAKFIATLPNKYRTCVINGTGDRRDEDIIEFGQVAGETFDRIVIRRGHYLRGRDEQQTYALLKKGIAKSKKEPAVRIIPESRDAIHHAIKYGRKTELVVTLADRVPDDIKYVQEFRDLVNQAK; encoded by the coding sequence ATGGAAATTTTAGAAATTCGCACACTTCGCGGGCCGAATTATTGGAGCGGCTATTGGAAGAAGCTCATTATCATGCGCCTCGACATAGGTGATTATGAAAAGAAGCCGACCGCTAAGATCAAGGGTTTTTACGAACGCATGGTCGATGTTCTGCCTTCGTTGACGGTGCATGGATGCAGTTATCAGGAAGAAGGCGGTTTTCTGCGCCGTGTCAAAGAAAGCACTTGGGCCGGGCATGTTATCGAGCATTTCGCGTTAGAGATGCAAACGCTTGCGGGAATGGAAACGGGTTATGGACGAACTCGTGAGACGAGCGAAAAAGGAATTTACAATGTAGTTTTCAGCTATGTTGAAGAAGAAGTCGGACGCTTTGCCGGGCGGGCGGCGGTGCAGCTGTGGCTTGATCTAGCCGAAGGCCGCGATTTAAATGAGATCAAAGCCGAGCTTGCCGAAAATATTCAGAAAATGCGCGAGATCCGCGAAGACGTGCGTTTTGGCCCGTCAACGGGATCGCTTGTCGAGGAAGCTGTTAATCGCGACATTCCATATATTCGTCTGAACGATCAGTCACTCGTTCAGCTTGGGTACGGCATTCATCAAAAGCGGATACAGGCAACGACGACGGTCAATACAAATATGATCTCGGTCGATATTGCGGGAAATAAGCATGCGACCAAAAAACTGCTCGGCGACATGGGCGTTCCGGTGCCGAAAGGATACCGAATTCGCGAGATAGACGAGCTTGAAAGTGCGGTCGAAAGCGTCGGTTACCCGGTCGTGATAAAACCGCTTGACGGAAATCACGGTAAAGGAGCGACGGTCGGAATAAAAACGATCGATGATGCAAGGATCGCTTTTGAAAAAGCAAAAGAATATTCGCGCTATATCATTGTCGAAAAGCAGCTTATTGGTGCTGATTTTCGCGCACTTGTTGTAAATAATCGATTGATCGCAGTGGCCGAGCGCGTTCCGGCGCATATAAAAGGTGACGGGAAAAGTTCAATCCAAAAACTGATCGACAAAACTAACGAAGACCCGCGACGCGGCTATGGCCATGAAAAGGTTTTGACGCAAATCGATATCGACAACCAGACGATGCGTTGTATCTCGAAAGCCGGACACACGCTCAAAAGCGTGCTGAAAAAAGGCGAGATATTGCATCTAAAGACGACCGCAAATATCTCGACGGGCGGCACGGCGATCGATTGCACTGACGAGGTACATCCTGAGAATGTATTTTTGTTCGAGCGGATCGCGAAGATAATCGGGCTGGATGTTGCGGGCGTGGATATTATTGCTCCGAATGTCAGCGAACCGCTTAGCGAAAATGGCGGCGGTATTATCGAGGTGAACGCGGCGCCCGGCTTTCGAATGCATCTTGCCCCGAGCGAAGGCATCGGCCGCAACGTTGCGGAGCATGTCATCGATATGCTTTATCCTCCTGGCACGCCGGCACGCATACCGATCTTTGCCGTTACAGGCACGAACGGCAAAACGACAACAACCCGTCTTATTGCGCACATCTTAAAAAATGCGGGCCGTACAGTTGGCTTTACGACGACGGACGGCACGTATATTGGTAATCAGCAGATCGTCGCTGGCGACAACACCGGACCTGTTTCGGCGCAGCTTGTGCTGAAAGATCCTACAGTGGATATTGCGGTTCTCGAAACCGCTCGCGGCGGCATCATTCGTTCGGGACTTGGTTTTGATCATTGCGACATAGGCGTCGTGATGAATATCGCTGCCGACCATCTTGGCCTAAAGGACGTGAACACGCTCGAAGATCTTGCTCGTGTGAAGTCTGTCGTGCCGCGTGCCGTTTCGCCAAAGGGCTACACTGTACTCAACGCCGAAGACGAGCTTGTTTACAAAATGCGCGACCTGACCGAAGGCCAAGTCGTGTGTTTTTCGTTGAACGAGAATAACAAGAACATAAAATGGCGTGCCGAGCGAGGCCGCATCTCTTGCGTGTATGAGAACGGCTATATCACCATCCTAAAAGGCAAATGGAAGGTTCGCATCGAAAAGGTGACCAACGTTCCGATCACATACGGTGGACGTGCCGAGTTTATGGTGCAAAATGTGCTGGCGGCGACGCTTGCGTGTTTTGTTCACGGCGTTTCGCTTGAGGACCTTCGAGTCGGGTTGACGACCTTTAACTCCGGCACCGCACAGACGCCTGGACGTTTGAACTTTGTCGAGATCGGCGATGTGACGGTCTTGATGGATTACGCTCATAACCCTGCCGGATTAAGAGGGTTGGCTAAGTTTATCGCAACCTTGCCAAACAAATACCGCACTTGCGTCATCAACGGAACGGGCGACCGGCGAGATGAGGACATCATCGAATTTGGCCAGGTCGCGGGCGAGACGTTTGACCGCATCGTGATCCGTCGCGGGCATTACCTGCGCGGGCGCGACGAACAGCAGACATACGCCTTGCTAAAGAAAGGCATCGCAAAAAGTAAGAAAGAGCCTGCGGTCCGCATCATACCCGAAAGCCGCGACGCCATCCACCACGCCATCAAATACGGACGCAAGACAGAACTCGTCGTCACCCTCGCCGACCGCGTGCCGGATGATATTAAGTATGTGCAGGAGTTTAGGGATTTGGTTAACCAAGCGAAGTAG
- a CDS encoding cyanophycinase, whose translation MSESHDREIIGGHLLVIGGAEDKYNERRILKKFLELAGGDKAEILIIPVASDFPEFAADVYTQAFRNLGVASPRVLRASSRQNIVEADIDKLVDGLTGVFITGGDQMRLVSLLGGTKLAEKLRALVRESDLVLAGTSAGAAAMSTSMIVRGEPSSHPHKDAVKLSPGLGFLKNIIIDQHFSERGRISRLITAVSYNPYNLGVGIDENTAIVLDGNGVLEVFGQGSATIVDGSQITFNEIAEVADHEAFSVCGVQLHVLRDGLVYNYLDRNPIQPPGEFLLPDLG comes from the coding sequence ATGAGTGAATCGCATGACCGCGAGATCATAGGCGGACATCTGCTTGTGATCGGTGGAGCAGAGGACAAATATAACGAACGGCGTATCTTGAAGAAGTTTCTGGAACTTGCCGGTGGCGACAAAGCTGAGATCCTGATCATTCCGGTTGCATCTGACTTTCCGGAGTTTGCGGCAGATGTCTATACACAGGCGTTTCGGAATCTGGGCGTTGCCAGTCCGCGCGTTTTGCGGGCGTCATCGCGGCAAAACATAGTTGAAGCCGATATTGATAAACTAGTTGACGGCCTGACGGGTGTTTTTATTACTGGCGGCGATCAGATGCGGCTGGTGAGTTTGCTCGGCGGAACGAAACTGGCCGAAAAACTGCGAGCGCTGGTTCGCGAAAGTGACCTTGTTCTTGCGGGAACCAGTGCCGGTGCAGCTGCAATGAGCACATCAATGATCGTTCGCGGCGAGCCGAGTTCGCATCCGCATAAGGATGCGGTAAAGCTATCGCCTGGGCTTGGATTTCTAAAGAATATCATCATCGATCAGCATTTTAGCGAACGTGGCCGTATTAGCCGGCTCATCACCGCAGTTTCATATAATCCTTATAATCTCGGCGTCGGCATAGACGAAAACACCGCTATCGTGCTCGACGGGAACGGTGTGCTTGAGGTCTTTGGACAAGGCTCGGCAACCATCGTTGATGGCTCACAGATCACTTTCAATGAGATAGCGGAAGTTGCTGATCATGAAGCATTTAGCGTTTGCGGCGTGCAACTTCATGTATTGCGTGATGGTCTGGTTTATAATTATTTGGACAGAAACCCGATCCAGCCTCCGGGTGAATTCCTTTTACCTGACCTTGGATAG